The DNA window GATTGAGGCATCCGCCAATAATAAAGAATATAATTTTGATGAGAGTATTCGTTTTCAGGTGGAGGAATTTAAACCTGCTAAAGCTGAGATGAAGATAAATCCTGATAAATTAAAATATATCTGGAATGAAGTATTAGGGTTGGATCTTTTAGGGTGGTACTTATTTGGTGCACCTGTTATGAATGATATTGAGTATACAGTATCTATAACACCAATTGTGTATAAAAGTCAACGATTCCCTGATTATTCATTTTCAACCCAGATATATGATTATTATGATGAGTATGATGAGTATAGCCCATCACCTACTGTGATAGCCAGTGGTAAAGCAAAGACAAACGAAAATGGAGTAGCTAAAGTTTATGTTCCACTGAGGGCAAAAAGTGATATAACAAATGGTGAACTACTTATTACAGCAAAAACAAATCTTTCAGATGATTCGCCGGTCTTTGGTGCAAAGTCTGGGATACAGGTGTTGCAACCAATTCACTTTGGAATCAGGGTGCCGCAGTACTTTAACTATGCAGGTAATGCCATGACAGTGCAGATAGTTGCGGTCAATAGCGATGATGCTGTAGTTGATAATAATCAGGTCTTGCTTGTAATTAAACGGCACCAATGGGTATCATATCAGATAGCTGGTGTCAATGGGCGATTGCAGTGGGAGTATAAAAACATTGAAACTAATGTATATTCTCAGATACACAGCATTGGAAAAAAGGATGTGACAATTGTTATAAATGAACCTGGATACTTCACTGCAGAGCTATATGATACGCAAAATAAGCAAAAATATGCAGTTCAGGACTTTTACATAGTGGGTAAGGGCGAAGCCGGGTGGCGAATGAATGATGATGAAACCGTTGATGTAGAAATGGATAAAAAGAACTATGCTGTTGGCGATACAGCAATGCTGCTTGTTAAAAATCCGTTTGAAAATGCAACAGCATTTGTTACAATAGAACGAGAAAAGTTTTTTGACTACTTTGAAGTACCTGCTACATCCAGTATTGTAACTATTCCCATTAAGATAACTGAAGAGTATATACCTAATGTTCATGTAAGTGTGATGCTCTATACGGGAAGAAGTGGTTTTAATAAAGTAAAAGATGGTGAAGATATGGCAAAGCCAAAATGCTATATTGGCTATGCAAATATAAGAGTTATACCACGAGAGAAAAAATTAAATATTGTAGTAAATACGGACAACAAGCAGTATAAACCTGGTGATACTGTAACACTGAATATGATTGTAACTGATCACCTGGGACAACCTGTCAATGGCAAAGCTACAATCTCAGTGGCTGACAGAGGGGTACTTAATCTTGTAAACTATGTTCTTCCTGATCCTATAGACTTTTTCTATCAGCCACGCCCGCTTGCAGTTACCACCTTTGACGTACGTCAAATAATTTTAGGACAGCGGTATTTAAAAGAAAAAGGTGAGCTTATTGGAGGTGATGGTGGCATAGCTTCAATGGGAATGATTGTGCCAAGGGCTGATATTAAGTATACTGCATATTACAATGCAACTGTAAATGTTGAAAACGGTAAGGCCCAGGTTTTGTTTAAGTTGCCCGACAACATTACAAGCTTTAAAGCAATGGTTGTAGTTCATACTCAGGAATCAAAGTTTGGTTATGGAGAAACAACCTTTGATGTTAAAAAGCCTTTGATGGTTTTACCTACTTTTACACGATTTGTGCGAGTTGGTGATTTTTTCAATGCTGGTGGACTGATATTCAACTATACTGGCACTCAACAAAAGATTGCAGTAGGGATTGAGCTAAAAGGTGGTATGAAACTTAAAGATGGCAAATCATCACAATTAAAAGAGATAACATTGAAAAATGGTCAATCAACAGAGGTGCTATTCCCAATTATTGCGGGAAATGATCACACTGCAACATATATACTCAAAGCAAAAGCAGGAGCATATACCGATGGTATAACAGACACTATTCCTGTAAAAGCACCCAATATTTATGAAACTGTTGCACTGTATGGAAGGATCACAAAAAAGGAAGATGCAAAAACATATAAATTGAATATTTCCAAAAACATTATTCCCAATCTTTCGTTTGTTAATGTATATGTAAGTCCTTCCCAGTTTGCAGAATTAAAGGGAAGCTTAGATTATCTGGTTGAATATCCTTATGGTTGCCTGGAACAGAAAGTGTCAAAAATACTTCCGTTGATTCTTGGTGAGGATATCATAGCACAAAAAAATTTACTAAAAGTTAAATCACAGCAAGACTTGCGTTCTACTGTCCAAACAGTACTGGATAAATTGCCTGATTATTTTAAAAATGACGGCTTTTCATATTGGACTTCGGATTATGGAAACACTTCAAGTTATTTGACGGTGTATGCCACTTTTGTATTAACTATGTCAAAAAAACGTGGCTATAGTATTGATGAAACAGTGTTTAGAAAAGCTTTGGAAACAGTGAAGCAATTTGTAACAAAAGGCGTTATTTTCAAACACGAGGAAAGCTGGTTTGGATCAGGTTATAAATATCTTACATTATCATTTGCCCATTATGTTGCTGCTCTAAACGGCATTACCAGCAAGAGTGATTGGGAACTTGTCTACAATTCACTCAACAACAATTATTCAGGCATGAGTTCAGGGTATGCATTTTTGCTCAAAGCAGTATCACTGTATGCAGATTCAGCATTTAAACAGTCAATGATTAAAGAAGTGTCCCAGAAACTATTTTCAACAATGCGCACCGAGTCGGGTTATGTGTACTTTAAAGATGATGCTAATTGGAATCACTTTTACTATGATAATGACATCACAACCGCTCTTGTTTTACAAGCTCTGCTGGAATCTGGAGTACATTTTGAAAATGACTTTAAAGTTGTGAATTACTTATTAACACAACGTAAAGGATGTGCATGGAGAAATACGCATTCAAATGCGTTGATATGGTGGGCATTGAATACATATTTGCAAAAGTATGAAAACCAAAAACCTGAATTTAGCATAAAGATTCTTTATAATGAAAAAGAATTGATTTCACAATTGATGCAGAATCAAAATGTTTCATACTCAACAAACTATTATATTACCCCCGCTGATTTTGGTACTCAATCGTTGCGGTTTATAAAAAATGGTACTGGCATTGTATATTATATATTCAGATACCAGTATATACCAGTCTACGATTCAATAGCAAACAGGGATATGGGGTTTGAAGTATCAAAAGTATATAGAGATGTTAAAACCAAAGATGAAGTAAATACATTTAAAAAAGGTGCAGAGTATATTGTTGACATTGAAGTGTATACCACAAAAGAAAGAGGTATAACCGTGCTAGATGATCAGCTCCCAGCAGGGCTTGAACCTGTTAACGTTTCTTTTGTAACCGAGGAAAAGCTTACCACTACAAACCTTAAACAAGACTATGATACATGGGGAACATTTAATCACTTTGAACAATACAATGATAAAGTTATATATTATGCTGATTTCCTGCGCAAGGGTAAGCACACTATTACGTATAAAGTACGAGCAACAAATACAGGGACTTTTGCTTTGCCTGCATGTAAAGTTGAGGAGATGTACAATCCTGAGGTGTTTGGAATACAGTACTATAGCAATAAGGTGAAAGTGCAGTAAGTATCATGCAACTGTGTTCACTATTCAGTAACTATCGCCCATACCGTATTATAAAAGCTTTAGCTGTCTTATTTTGTATGGCGATAGTTACTTATATAGCAATCCCATATAAACAAAACTACCTTGCCACGCATAACCGATTACCCATAACAATCTATGACAGATACGGCACAGTACTGATGGAAATAGCAAGGGATAAAAGCGGTCTTGCACAGTATATAGATTTTGAAAAGGTTCCAGAAGAGTTTATTGCGCTACTATTGTTTTCTGAAGATAGGAAATTTTATTTGCACCATGGTGTTTCGCCTTCTGCAATTGCTCGAGCAATATATCAAAACATAAAAGCTATGCGTGTGGTTTCTGGTGGCTCTACCATTACTCAGCAGCTTGTAAAATCTAAAAAAGAAATTCTTAGGAATACCATTTGGACAAAGGTATTAGAAATAATAGAAGCCATACGATTAGAAATGCATTTTACAAAAAGGGAGATCCTTGCTGCATACATAAATGAGGTGTATTTGGGTAACAATATATATGGCTTTGAAAAAGCAAGCCAGTGCTATTTTGGTAAGTCATTTACAGATTGCAATCTTCTTGAAGCGGCTTTCCTTATTTCTATTGTAAAATCACCAGGACGATACAACCCGTATAAAAATCCTGAAATAATTGTGCAAAATGCAAAAAGGCTTTTACAAAAGGCAAATGAATCAGGATTTTTACATATTTCCCCTTCTGAATTAAGTACCTATATGCAAAAAAAAATTTCATTACAGTATACTGACAAAAACATTACCGCACCACTTTTTTGCTTATATGTGCTGTCACAGGCAAAGAAGCTTTTCCCGGATAAAGATATTGTACATATATATACCACACTTGATGTTCACCTTTATAAAAATATCTTATCTGTTATGCAAAACTCTTTGGATATTATAAAAGATTGCAATGCATTGCATGCAGCAATGGTTATGATTGATAATACTACCATGGAAATTTTAGTAATGATTGGCTCCGTTGATTTTTTTGACTATGACAAAGGTCAGGTAGACGCAACACTAATCAGGCGGCAGGCAGCATCAACAATGAAACCATTTGCTTATGCGCTTGCTCTTGATAAGGGAATATTTCACACATCAAGTATTTTGCCTGATGTGTATACACAGTTTTATTCAAGAGTTGGTACGTATATTCCCAAGAATTTCAGCCAAAGTTATCATGGGCCTGTACGTCTGGCAAAAGCATTGGGATGTTCATATAATATACCTGCAGTTTATGTAGTTAATGCAATAGGTCTGGTGCCATACTATAATTTTTTAAAGCAAATAGGGTTTTTCTCCATTACGCGCTCACCAACACATTATGGCTTAGGAATAGTACTAGGTAATGCCGATGTTACCTTAATAGAACTTGCCAATGCATATACTATATTTCCTCGAAATGGAATATTTTCAAAAGCTGTAGCTATTACTAAAATAAAGGATGCACAAGGTAATGTTCATTATGTACAAAAAACAACCCCTCAACGTTTTCTGAAACCATCAACCTGCTATTTAATATCACATATCCTATCCAACTATTCGTATAAAGTAGATGCATTTGGAGCACAGTCAGCAATTAATCTCCCTTTTCCTTTTGCAGTGAAAACGGGCACTTCAAAGGATTTCCGTGATAATTTTATTGCTGGGTACAATACTAGATTTACAATTGGGGTATGGGTGGGAAATCTTTATAATAAGCCCATGTTCCACCTGCCTGCAGTGTCAGGAGCAGGGATAGTATTAAAAGATGTACTTCTGTATTTATGGAATGCAGGATATGAATTTCCCTCGTTTAAACCTGTAAGCAAAATTAAAGCAGTAATGGTATGTAAATTATCAGGAATGGTTGCAGATAAGTATTGCCATGATACATATACTGAATATTATGATGAGGATAATACCCCCACTATGAAGTGCACATGGCACTTAGACAACAAGACTGTTGTTCCTGTTGAATATAGAGAATGGGCAAAAGAGAAAAAAATACTCTATGCACAATCAAAAGAATTAAAAATTATCTTCCCTCACAATGGATCAGTTTTTAAAATTGAAAAGGTTGTAAGGAAGAATATTCAGGCTATACCCTTAAAAGCACAAGCACCTGGGAAAAATGTGAAGTGGTACGTGAATGGTTATCCAGTGGGAACTGGTAATGAAGTAGTATGGAGGCTTATACACGGTGAACATACTATTACAGTTAAAGACAATGAGCAAATGGATAGTGTAAGAATCATAGTGTTAGATTAGTAGAGCAGTATGTTTATTGCCAACGTTATGTACAATCTGCCTTATCTTATGAAAAATANGGATAATAGCAATAAAAAATAATAAAATAATTGTCTAAAATATGTACTTTGCATAACCATGTAATATCTTTAAAAAAAATAATTAGATAATAAAAGGGTGATACTATGATGCACAAACTATTTTATCCTGATTCAGTTGCTATTGTAGGGCTATCATCCAGGCCAAATAATATACCCCGACTTACGTTAGAGAACATGCTGCGCTGGGGATACAGGGGTCGTATATTTGGTGTAAACCCCAAAAGTGAGGATGAA is part of the Spirochaetota bacterium genome and encodes:
- a CDS encoding transglycosylase domain-containing protein — encoded protein: MQLCSLFSNYRPYRIIKALAVLFCMAIVTYIAIPYKQNYLATHNRLPITIYDRYGTVLMEIARDKSGLAQYIDFEKVPEEFIALLLFSEDRKFYLHHGVSPSAIARAIYQNIKAMRVVSGGSTITQQLVKSKKEILRNTIWTKVLEIIEAIRLEMHFTKREILAAYINEVYLGNNIYGFEKASQCYFGKSFTDCNLLEAAFLISIVKSPGRYNPYKNPEIIVQNAKRLLQKANESGFLHISPSELSTYMQKKISLQYTDKNITAPLFCLYVLSQAKKLFPDKDIVHIYTTLDVHLYKNILSVMQNSLDIIKDCNALHAAMVMIDNTTMEILVMIGSVDFFDYDKGQVDATLIRRQAASTMKPFAYALALDKGIFHTSSILPDVYTQFYSRVGTYIPKNFSQSYHGPVRLAKALGCSYNIPAVYVVNAIGLVPYYNFLKQIGFFSITRSPTHYGLGIVLGNADVTLIELANAYTIFPRNGIFSKAVAITKIKDAQGNVHYVQKTTPQRFLKPSTCYLISHILSNYSYKVDAFGAQSAINLPFPFAVKTGTSKDFRDNFIAGYNTRFTIGVWVGNLYNKPMFHLPAVSGAGIVLKDVLLYLWNAGYEFPSFKPVSKIKAVMVCKLSGMVADKYCHDTYTEYYDEDNTPTMKCTWHLDNKTVVPVEYREWAKEKKILYAQSKELKIIFPHNGSVFKIEKVVRKNIQAIPLKAQAPGKNVKWYVNGYPVGTGNEVVWRLIHGEHTITVKDNEQMDSVRIIVLD